The following are encoded in a window of Emcibacter sp. SYSU 3D8 genomic DNA:
- a CDS encoding HWE histidine kinase domain-containing protein: MWVQRVSENMHARPGLGLLVGGSCLAIAIAAQFVSGTPMAFMLFYPAILLVAFFAGRPFGYASVVFSAVFLWFLYVPAAERFAPSRESLIGIVAYVVLGVLITTITGSLTRALVRLAVTQREAERARDEASALMSEMGHRRRNELMLVDAIARSVTPRTPQGHIALREFSNRIRALASSGDLLTREAEGAPLAELIEGQIRPFCPPERVRQSGPPVMLSSMAVRYLGMALHELCTNATKHGALSVDEGLVDLTWSLDEPGFNIKWTESGGPPVVPTESSGFGRKVLTELVPAALEGSAQMNYAPGGVEWTLASPPVTIEAPQSS; encoded by the coding sequence ATGTGGGTACAACGCGTATCCGAGAACATGCACGCGCGGCCAGGGCTGGGATTGCTGGTGGGAGGATCATGCCTTGCCATCGCGATCGCGGCGCAGTTCGTCAGCGGCACCCCGATGGCGTTCATGCTGTTTTACCCGGCCATCCTGCTGGTCGCGTTCTTCGCTGGACGCCCGTTCGGCTATGCCAGCGTCGTGTTCTCGGCGGTATTCCTGTGGTTTCTCTACGTGCCGGCAGCCGAGCGATTCGCGCCCAGCCGTGAAAGCCTCATCGGCATTGTCGCCTATGTTGTCCTTGGCGTGTTGATCACCACAATCACCGGCAGCCTGACACGGGCGCTGGTCAGGCTGGCTGTGACCCAGCGCGAGGCCGAACGCGCCCGCGACGAGGCGTCGGCGCTGATGTCGGAAATGGGCCATCGCCGGCGCAACGAGTTGATGCTGGTCGACGCCATCGCCCGTTCGGTGACACCCAGGACACCGCAGGGACACATCGCCCTGCGGGAGTTCAGCAACCGTATCCGCGCGCTGGCCAGTTCCGGCGACCTGCTGACCCGCGAGGCCGAAGGCGCGCCGCTCGCCGAGCTTATCGAGGGCCAGATCCGCCCTTTCTGCCCGCCGGAGCGGGTGCGCCAGAGCGGTCCGCCGGTCATGCTGTCGTCCATGGCGGTGCGCTATCTGGGCATGGCGCTGCACGAATTGTGCACCAACGCCACCAAACACGGCGCGCTGTCCGTGGACGAGGGCCTTGTCGACCTTACCTGGTCGCTGGACGAGCCCGGCTTCAACATCAAGTGGACGGAATCCGGCGGCCCGCCCGTTGTGCCGACCGAATCCTCGGGTTTCGGCCGCAAGGTGCTGACCGAACTGGTGCCGGCGGCGCTGGAGGGCAGCGCGCAGATGAATTACGCGCCCGGCGGCGTCGAGTGGACGCTCGCGTCGCCGCCGGTGACGATCGAAGCGCCGCAATCCTCCTGA
- a CDS encoding pseudouridine synthase, whose product MTKTHPSMRLDRLLSNLGYGSRKEMIAAIRNGWVTVGGVDVTDPGYAVPLDRSDTVRLDGEAIDLPPPMTVMLHKPAGYTCSHNDLGALVYDLLPDRWRIRKPPLSTVGRLDKESTGQLLLTDDGDLLHRITHPRSHAAKHYRVTLRDPLRGDETALFAAGGFVMNGDARPLKPATWTPEGSSSGVMVLDEGRYHQIRRMFETLGNLVVSLHRFRTGGLDLGDLPEGAWRFLDDADEATLFAG is encoded by the coding sequence ATGACCAAGACCCACCCGTCCATGCGCCTCGACCGGCTCCTGTCCAACCTGGGCTATGGCAGCCGCAAGGAAATGATCGCCGCGATCCGCAACGGCTGGGTGACCGTGGGCGGCGTGGACGTCACCGATCCGGGATACGCGGTGCCGCTCGACAGGTCGGACACCGTCCGCCTTGACGGCGAGGCCATCGATCTTCCGCCGCCCATGACCGTCATGCTGCACAAGCCGGCAGGCTATACCTGTTCGCATAATGACCTGGGCGCGCTGGTCTACGACCTGCTGCCCGATCGCTGGCGCATCCGCAAGCCGCCGCTGTCGACCGTGGGCCGGCTTGACAAGGAAAGCACCGGCCAGCTGCTGCTGACGGATGACGGTGACCTGCTGCACCGGATCACCCATCCTCGCAGCCATGCGGCGAAGCATTACCGCGTGACGTTGCGCGACCCGCTGCGCGGCGACGAGACGGCCCTGTTCGCGGCCGGCGGCTTCGTCATGAACGGCGACGCGCGGCCGCTCAAGCCCGCCACATGGACGCCGGAGGGATCCTCAAGCGGTGTCATGGTGCTGGACGAAGGCCGTTATCACCAGATTCGCCGCATGTTCGAGACACTCGGCAATCTTGTGGTGTCCCTCCACCGCTTCCGTACCGGCGGCCTGGATCTGGGCGACCTGCCGGAAGGCGCCTGGCGCTTCCTGGACGACGCCGACGAGGCTACGTTGTTCGCCGGTTAA
- a CDS encoding beta-1,6-N-acetylglucosaminyltransferase: MTLVYLIRAHRAPHQLARLVGALRGEGVRFFIHIDRKVDEAPFRRALAAPDVRFVANRVVANWGGYSLVRATLAGLREIFADPSGAAPDRICLLSGQDYPLISSEGIAAYFRRHADTEFISYARMPTPFWAPIEMRRIERYNFYDWIPLVWPANKSRRITRHMTFRLRLFTKLVHVLLPKPAFPAGYIPYGGSAWWCLTGQTARRLLELTDANPALARFYERTIHAEEMYFQTLLVNSGADPARIRGEWRENTLGSYLWFEIWKKSSPRTLLETDLDALLASNRMFARKFDIDVDSRILDLLDEARTGRTLP; encoded by the coding sequence ATGACCCTCGTCTACCTCATCCGAGCGCATAGGGCGCCGCACCAATTGGCACGGCTGGTGGGCGCCCTTCGCGGCGAAGGTGTGCGGTTTTTCATCCATATCGACAGGAAGGTGGACGAGGCGCCGTTCCGGCGGGCGCTGGCAGCGCCTGATGTCAGGTTCGTCGCCAACCGGGTGGTGGCGAACTGGGGCGGCTATTCGCTGGTCCGCGCCACGCTTGCGGGCCTTCGGGAGATATTCGCCGACCCGTCCGGGGCCGCGCCGGACCGAATTTGCCTGTTGAGCGGACAGGACTATCCGCTGATCTCCAGCGAGGGGATCGCCGCCTATTTCAGGCGCCACGCGGACACCGAATTCATCAGTTATGCCCGGATGCCGACGCCGTTCTGGGCGCCGATCGAGATGCGCCGCATCGAACGATACAACTTCTACGACTGGATCCCGCTGGTCTGGCCGGCCAACAAGAGCCGCCGCATCACCCGGCACATGACCTTCCGGCTCAGGCTGTTCACCAAGCTGGTACATGTCCTGTTGCCAAAGCCGGCCTTTCCCGCCGGCTACATACCTTATGGCGGATCGGCCTGGTGGTGCCTCACGGGCCAGACAGCGCGCCGGCTACTGGAGTTGACGGACGCCAATCCGGCGCTGGCGCGGTTCTACGAGCGGACCATCCATGCCGAGGAAATGTATTTCCAGACCCTGCTGGTCAATTCGGGAGCCGACCCCGCCAGAATTCGCGGGGAATGGCGCGAGAACACGCTGGGCAGTTACCTGTGGTTCGAAATCTGGAAGAAATCTTCGCCGCGCACGTTGCTCGAGACCGATCTCGACGCCCTCTTGGCGTCAAACCGCATGTTCGCCCGCAAATTCGACATCGATGTCGACAGCCGCATCCTCGACCTGCTCGACGAGGCCAGGACCGGCCGCACCCTGCCGTGA
- a CDS encoding serine hydrolase domain-containing protein — protein sequence MGKTKHLGLSAERLDRITETLERKYVAPGEIPGSLIQVWRRGELAYTGITGSMDLERGKPLREDTIFRIYSMSKPITAVALMILVEQGLIGLDDDVATHIPSWKNLAVFAGGVPGAFITTPVKRPMKVIDLLTHTAGLTYGFLARTNVDAAYRKRKVADMPNARGLEGFIEDLAELPLECSPGDAWNYSVSIDVLGYLVQKISGETFGDFLRSRLFEPLGMRDTAFHVPAEKIERFATCYVARPEGGIKLQDDAQASTYAAPAIFESGGGGLVSTAGDYMRFCRMLLNGGELDGARILSPKTVALFSLNHLPGGKDMTELGLAPALFNEAGYAGVGFSLACGVTIDVARTRLPGTVGEFFWGGAASTAFWIDPKEDLAVVFMTQVLQSPHHISLRRDLRTLVYSALTESDA from the coding sequence ATGGGAAAAACCAAGCATCTGGGCCTGTCGGCCGAGCGTCTCGATCGCATTACCGAGACGCTGGAGCGAAAATATGTGGCGCCGGGTGAGATACCCGGCAGCCTGATCCAGGTCTGGCGGCGCGGCGAACTGGCCTATACCGGCATCACCGGCTCCATGGACCTGGAGCGCGGCAAGCCTTTGCGGGAAGACACCATCTTCCGCATTTACTCCATGTCCAAGCCGATCACCGCCGTGGCGCTGATGATCCTGGTCGAGCAGGGCCTGATCGGTCTCGATGATGACGTGGCCACCCATATCCCGTCCTGGAAGAACCTGGCCGTGTTCGCCGGCGGCGTGCCTGGCGCGTTCATCACCACGCCGGTGAAGCGGCCCATGAAGGTGATCGACCTGCTCACCCACACGGCGGGCCTCACCTACGGCTTCCTCGCCCGCACCAATGTCGATGCCGCCTACCGCAAGCGCAAGGTGGCCGACATGCCCAACGCGCGCGGGCTCGAGGGCTTTATCGAGGACCTCGCCGAGCTGCCGCTGGAATGCTCGCCGGGTGATGCCTGGAATTATTCGGTGTCGATCGACGTCCTGGGCTATCTGGTGCAGAAGATTTCCGGCGAGACATTCGGGGACTTCCTTCGCAGCCGGCTGTTCGAGCCGCTGGGCATGAGGGACACCGCGTTCCACGTCCCTGCCGAGAAGATCGAGCGTTTCGCCACCTGCTATGTCGCCAGGCCGGAAGGCGGCATCAAGCTTCAGGATGACGCCCAGGCCAGCACCTATGCCGCGCCGGCTATATTTGAATCGGGCGGCGGCGGCCTGGTGTCCACGGCGGGCGACTACATGCGGTTCTGCCGCATGCTGCTGAATGGCGGCGAACTGGACGGCGCGCGCATCCTCAGTCCCAAGACCGTCGCCCTGTTCAGCCTCAATCACCTGCCGGGCGGCAAGGACATGACCGAACTCGGCCTGGCGCCTGCCCTGTTCAACGAGGCGGGATATGCAGGCGTCGGCTTCTCGCTGGCCTGCGGCGTGACGATCGACGTGGCGCGGACCCGGCTGCCGGGCACCGTGGGCGAATTCTTCTGGGGCGGCGCCGCCTCCACCGCCTTCTGGATCGACCCGAAGGAGGATCTGGCGGTGGTGTTCATGACCCAGGTGCTGCAGTCGCCCCACCACATCAGCCTGCGCCGCGACCTGCGCACCCTGGTCTATTCGGCGCTGACGGAATCCGACGCCTGA
- a CDS encoding energy transducer TonB encodes MRWTERVALAAVAGIFSMAWTAAPVAAAPETPPSTSEMAAASASRTDPRQDPANPVTQPAYPSDAFQKGEVGNVVLKFVVRPDGSVDPASVAVAESSGSPSLDKAAVAEASTSWRFIPATENGKPVAATHMFRVVFAIDDAPDQAKGAYIVAKPGLVDVQKKFVADARTGVTKEDKRAYQEGRADGVYYRFYDDGSGTFQTSAPGTDSVGAWNLLCGMAGSDTLCVARYYKLETMLVKDKGWLVSLIGQRMTVCPIAFLPKDKTQEPTAMNVTDPTGPAVFPDKDGTSIVKGLMEMESFVAPCGQEVIADPNMAMTPAPFPVIRRYMEWVLAGQPAG; translated from the coding sequence ATGCGCTGGACTGAACGGGTTGCGCTGGCGGCGGTTGCTGGAATTTTCTCGATGGCCTGGACGGCGGCGCCGGTGGCGGCCGCCCCGGAAACGCCGCCTTCCACGTCCGAGATGGCTGCGGCGAGCGCCAGCCGGACAGATCCGCGTCAGGATCCGGCGAATCCCGTGACCCAGCCGGCCTATCCGTCCGACGCCTTCCAGAAGGGCGAGGTCGGCAATGTGGTGCTGAAATTCGTCGTCCGCCCGGATGGCAGTGTCGATCCCGCTTCCGTTGCCGTTGCCGAAAGCAGCGGCTCGCCGTCGCTCGACAAGGCAGCCGTCGCCGAGGCCAGCACCTCGTGGCGGTTCATCCCGGCGACTGAGAACGGCAAGCCGGTTGCTGCGACCCACATGTTCAGGGTGGTCTTTGCCATCGACGACGCACCCGATCAGGCGAAGGGCGCCTACATCGTCGCCAAACCGGGTCTGGTGGACGTCCAGAAGAAATTCGTGGCCGACGCGCGCACCGGCGTGACCAAGGAAGACAAGCGCGCCTATCAGGAAGGCCGGGCCGATGGCGTCTATTACCGCTTCTACGACGACGGCTCGGGCACCTTCCAGACCAGCGCGCCCGGTACCGACAGCGTCGGCGCCTGGAACCTGCTCTGCGGCATGGCCGGTTCCGATACCCTGTGCGTTGCCCGCTACTACAAGCTCGAGACCATGCTGGTGAAGGACAAGGGCTGGCTGGTGTCCCTGATCGGTCAGCGGATGACGGTCTGCCCGATCGCCTTTCTGCCGAAGGACAAGACGCAGGAACCCACAGCCATGAACGTGACCGATCCGACCGGTCCGGCGGTGTTCCCCGACAAGGACGGCACCAGCATTGTCAAGGGACTGATGGAGATGGAATCTTTCGTGGCGCCCTGCGGCCAGGAAGTCATCGCCGATCCCAACATGGCGATGACCCCGGCGCCGTTCCCCGTCATCCGCCGCTATATGGAGTGGGTCCTCGCTGGTCAGCCGGCCGGCTGA
- a CDS encoding nuclear transport factor 2 family protein has translation MNTGPTDDRLAIRELIEHYCNAVNQRDAALWGANWAEDSEWNLPVVPGMESVKGKAAIVTAWVESMKLFPFVNMMAMPGTIRVEGDIAHVRSYTAEVAVMQDGTELRPRGQYDDVVVKQDGRWLFQRRSFQALHGE, from the coding sequence ATGAACACCGGACCGACCGACGACCGCCTCGCCATCCGCGAACTGATCGAGCATTATTGCAATGCCGTGAACCAGCGCGACGCGGCGCTGTGGGGCGCCAACTGGGCCGAGGACAGCGAATGGAACCTGCCCGTTGTTCCCGGCATGGAATCGGTGAAAGGCAAGGCGGCCATCGTCACCGCCTGGGTCGAGTCCATGAAGCTGTTCCCGTTCGTCAACATGATGGCCATGCCCGGCACGATCCGCGTCGAGGGCGATATTGCCCATGTCCGGTCGTACACGGCGGAGGTGGCAGTGATGCAGGACGGCACCGAGCTGCGCCCGCGCGGCCAGTATGACGATGTGGTGGTAAAGCAGGACGGCCGCTGGCTTTTCCAGCGCCGCTCGTTCCAGGCCCTGCACGGAGAATAG
- a CDS encoding alpha/beta hydrolase, translating into MTSFVLVHGGWHGGWCWRKVARLLRDQGHDVFTPTLTGLGERSHLMSADINLDTQIQDVANVIAYEDLDDVVLAGHSFGGMVISGVADRMASRIAALVYLDAFVPDDGDSLMSLTTGGFRQFLTDGASRHGGLVSPPIPAEGFSVNPGDRAWVDAKCGPHPFAAFLQRISLNGAWKTVPQKTYVYCDGWSPNPYAELYERLNNDPAWTTRTAPCGHDIMIDMPDALAEMLLAQN; encoded by the coding sequence ATGACCAGTTTCGTTCTGGTCCATGGCGGCTGGCACGGCGGCTGGTGCTGGCGCAAGGTCGCCCGCCTGCTGCGCGACCAGGGCCATGACGTGTTCACACCGACCCTGACCGGCCTGGGCGAACGCTCGCACCTGATGTCCGCCGACATCAACCTGGACACCCAGATCCAGGATGTGGCGAACGTCATCGCCTACGAGGATCTGGACGACGTGGTGCTGGCCGGACATTCGTTCGGCGGCATGGTGATCTCGGGCGTGGCCGACCGGATGGCCTCGCGCATCGCCGCACTGGTCTATCTCGACGCCTTCGTGCCCGATGACGGGGATTCGCTGATGAGCCTGACCACCGGCGGGTTTCGCCAGTTCCTGACCGATGGCGCGTCACGCCATGGCGGGCTGGTCTCGCCGCCCATTCCGGCCGAGGGCTTCAGCGTCAATCCGGGCGACCGGGCGTGGGTCGATGCCAAATGCGGGCCGCATCCATTCGCGGCGTTCCTGCAGCGCATATCGCTGAACGGCGCGTGGAAAACCGTGCCGCAAAAGACCTACGTCTATTGTGACGGCTGGTCTCCCAATCCTTACGCCGAACTCTATGAGCGGCTAAACAACGATCCGGCGTGGACCACGCGCACCGCGCCCTGCGGCCACGACATCATGATCGATATGCCGGATGCGCTGGCCGAAATGCTGCTGGCGCAGAACTGA
- a CDS encoding MFS transporter, with protein MGDRICRKVAWRLLPLLVACYFLSFLDRVNVSYASLTMNADLGLSATAYGLGAGIFFIGYLLFEVPSNILLKRFGPRVWIARIMISWGIISSCMALVQGETSFYVLRFLLGFAEAGFFPGIVYYLSVWFPAAWRGRIIGSFLVALPLSSILGAPLSTFLMGMDHLGLAGWQWLFILEGLPTILMGAVVLLVLPNKPDDARWLADEEKAWLNGTLEREDRAATETSHASIAQALTVPKIWVMAFIYMGIVVGLYGFTFWVPQITKSLGGLSTTQAILITVVPNLLAAGVLVAWGRRSDLSGERIRNLAMPALVGGTLFMASGQMASRPLLSYVLFCAGFLAAFAAFPVFWTVPMAVLRGSAAAAGIALINSVGNLGGFLGPYMIGAVKDRTGDYGMGIVAVGAFVALSGVLTLLLARLSPDTGRALRQAALSGAAPSERAG; from the coding sequence ATGGGCGATCGGATCTGCCGCAAGGTGGCGTGGCGGCTGCTGCCGCTGTTGGTGGCGTGCTATTTCCTGTCGTTTCTCGACCGGGTGAACGTCAGCTACGCGTCGCTCACCATGAATGCCGACCTGGGGCTGAGCGCCACCGCCTATGGACTGGGCGCCGGCATCTTCTTCATCGGCTATCTGTTGTTCGAGGTGCCCAGCAATATCCTGCTGAAACGGTTCGGCCCGCGCGTCTGGATCGCCCGGATCATGATCAGCTGGGGGATCATCTCGTCCTGCATGGCCCTGGTCCAGGGCGAGACGAGTTTTTATGTGCTGCGCTTCCTGCTGGGCTTTGCCGAGGCGGGCTTCTTTCCCGGCATCGTCTACTACCTTTCGGTATGGTTCCCCGCAGCATGGCGAGGACGGATCATCGGCTCGTTCCTGGTCGCGCTGCCGCTGTCGAGCATCCTGGGCGCGCCCTTGTCGACGTTTCTGATGGGCATGGACCATCTGGGCCTGGCGGGCTGGCAATGGCTGTTCATCCTCGAGGGCCTGCCCACGATTTTGATGGGAGCCGTCGTCCTGCTGGTGCTGCCCAACAAACCCGATGATGCGCGGTGGCTCGCCGACGAGGAAAAGGCCTGGCTCAACGGCACGCTCGAGAGAGAGGACCGGGCCGCGACCGAAACCTCCCATGCCTCGATCGCCCAGGCACTGACCGTGCCCAAGATCTGGGTCATGGCCTTCATCTATATGGGAATCGTGGTTGGCCTATACGGTTTCACCTTCTGGGTGCCACAGATCACCAAATCGCTCGGCGGCCTCAGCACGACCCAGGCGATCCTGATCACCGTGGTGCCGAACCTGCTGGCGGCCGGTGTGCTGGTGGCCTGGGGACGGCGATCGGACCTGTCAGGCGAACGCATCCGCAATCTGGCCATGCCGGCGCTGGTGGGCGGCACGCTGTTCATGGCGAGCGGCCAGATGGCCAGCCGGCCGCTGTTGTCCTATGTGCTGTTCTGTGCCGGCTTCCTGGCTGCCTTCGCCGCGTTCCCGGTGTTCTGGACCGTGCCGATGGCGGTACTGCGCGGCTCGGCCGCGGCAGCCGGCATTGCGCTGATCAATTCGGTGGGCAATCTGGGCGGCTTCCTGGGGCCCTACATGATCGGCGCGGTCAAGGACCGCACCGGCGACTATGGCATGGGCATCGTCGCGGTGGGCGCTTTCGTCGCCCTGTCCGGCGTGCTGACCCTGCTTCTGGCGCGCCTGTCGCCGGACACCGGCCGGGCGCTGCGGCAGGCGGCGCTGAGCGGCGCCGCACCATCGGAGCGGGCAGGTTAG
- a CDS encoding nucleotidyltransferase family protein translates to MTADPLLRALRDPASMTALTGADWTGLMQRARPRALLGKLAQGAADAGVTDALPAAVRRQFASAGRLCAYNDEHLKAEAFLVLHALRDAGSPVLFLKGAAYALLGLKLARGRVSSDIDVLVPRERLPAVELALDAAGWAGMKLDPYDQRYYREWMHELPPLQHRYRATVMDVHHTILPLTGRITPDAGALLRDALPVAVMGRTALVPRPDDMVIHAALHLFQDGDLAERLRDLLDLHELAAEFAAADAGFWNGLAERARLHQAGRPLFYAFHFARRLLGTPVPEEFLRTLSPRPAALALAVMDTLVPAALLPSHPDRVSTGAALARRMLFIRSHWLRMPPFLLARHLAIKGWGAVKGRLGFA, encoded by the coding sequence ATGACGGCCGATCCGCTGCTGCGGGCCCTGCGCGATCCGGCATCCATGACAGCGCTGACCGGGGCGGACTGGACCGGGCTGATGCAGCGCGCCCGACCGCGCGCTTTGCTGGGCAAGCTGGCGCAAGGGGCAGCCGACGCCGGTGTCACCGATGCGCTGCCGGCCGCGGTGCGGCGCCAGTTTGCGTCGGCCGGCCGGCTGTGCGCCTACAACGACGAACACCTGAAGGCCGAGGCGTTCCTCGTGCTGCACGCCCTGCGCGATGCCGGGTCACCCGTATTGTTCCTGAAGGGCGCGGCCTATGCGCTGCTGGGGTTGAAGCTGGCGCGCGGCCGGGTCTCGTCGGATATCGACGTGCTGGTGCCGCGCGAGCGGCTGCCGGCGGTAGAGCTGGCGCTGGACGCGGCGGGTTGGGCCGGCATGAAGCTGGACCCCTATGACCAGCGCTATTACCGCGAATGGATGCACGAGCTGCCGCCGCTCCAGCACCGCTATCGCGCCACGGTGATGGATGTCCACCACACGATCCTGCCGCTGACCGGCCGGATCACCCCCGACGCTGGCGCGCTGCTGCGCGATGCCCTGCCGGTCGCGGTGATGGGACGCACCGCGCTGGTGCCGCGGCCCGACGACATGGTGATCCACGCCGCGCTGCACCTGTTCCAGGATGGCGACCTTGCCGAGCGTCTGCGCGACCTGCTCGACCTGCATGAACTCGCGGCTGAATTCGCGGCGGCCGATGCCGGCTTCTGGAACGGCCTGGCGGAGCGGGCGCGATTGCATCAGGCCGGCCGGCCGCTGTTCTACGCCTTTCACTTCGCCCGCCGCCTGCTCGGTACGCCGGTGCCGGAGGAGTTCCTGCGAACCCTGTCGCCGCGCCCGGCCGCCCTCGCGCTGGCGGTCATGGACACACTGGTGCCGGCCGCTCTCCTGCCCAGCCATCCCGACCGGGTTTCCACGGGCGCGGCGCTGGCCCGGCGGATGCTGTTCATTCGCTCGCACTGGCTGCGCATGCCGCCATTTCTGCTGGCGCGGCATCTGGCGATCAAGGGGTGGGGCGCGGTGAAGGGGCGGCTGGGTTTCGCCTAA
- a CDS encoding HprK-related kinase A → MTRIGAMDTAALSRRLAAGAVIAVPPFAVRLQTPLAALHRSMHMLYGEFDLLDDGEAPDFVIRVAGTGGLRRFARRQAMAFIDTPPPYTPLPEFMAPIMFEQALNWCVATRTLTHLILHAAVVARNGRAVILPGQSGQGKSTLCAALVARGWRHMSDEFALLDPSSLAITAHPRPISLKNSSLAVVADFAPQLEQSQAFEGTPKGTIGYVRPARAAVEAASQAAAPVAVVFPRFDPAEAPSLDPMGKAAAFIALTACSVNYREFGHAGFDAISRLVDGHAMLGASYPDTESAVALLEQVVA, encoded by the coding sequence GTGACACGCATCGGCGCGATGGATACGGCGGCCCTGTCGCGGCGCCTTGCGGCGGGCGCGGTGATTGCGGTGCCGCCCTTCGCCGTCCGGCTGCAGACCCCGCTGGCGGCGCTGCACCGGTCCATGCACATGCTCTACGGCGAGTTCGACCTGCTGGACGACGGCGAGGCGCCGGATTTCGTCATCCGGGTGGCCGGGACGGGCGGCCTGCGCCGTTTCGCGCGCCGCCAGGCCATGGCCTTCATCGACACGCCGCCACCCTATACGCCGCTCCCTGAATTCATGGCGCCGATCATGTTCGAGCAGGCGCTGAACTGGTGCGTGGCGACTCGCACCCTGACGCACCTCATCCTGCATGCCGCGGTGGTGGCGAGGAACGGCCGCGCGGTGATCCTTCCAGGGCAGTCGGGCCAGGGCAAGAGCACGTTGTGCGCGGCGTTGGTTGCGCGCGGCTGGCGGCACATGTCCGACGAATTCGCGCTGCTGGACCCGTCGAGCTTGGCCATCACCGCCCATCCGCGCCCGATCTCGCTGAAGAACAGCTCGCTTGCCGTGGTCGCCGATTTCGCGCCGCAGCTCGAGCAATCCCAGGCCTTCGAGGGCACGCCCAAGGGCACCATCGGCTATGTCAGGCCCGCCCGCGCCGCCGTCGAGGCCGCGTCCCAGGCGGCGGCGCCGGTCGCCGTGGTGTTTCCGCGTTTCGATCCGGCCGAGGCTCCCTCGCTCGATCCCATGGGCAAGGCCGCCGCGTTCATCGCGCTCACCGCCTGCTCGGTCAATTACCGTGAATTCGGCCATGCTGGCTTCGATGCCATCAGCCGGCTGGTGGACGGACACGCCATGCTCGGCGCGTCCTATCCGGACACGGAATCGGCCGTCGCCCTGCTGGAGCAGGTGGTGGCATGA
- a CDS encoding HPr-rel-A system PqqD family peptide chaperone, with amino-acid sequence MDGTGETYRLAAPSGSLLWREWDDGCVVFNLATGETHYLDDFTAYLLRLVETSAQTADALTGTVCAELGREHSAALEAQIGRALRNFEVLALLEKTR; translated from the coding sequence ATGGATGGCACCGGCGAAACCTACCGTCTCGCGGCGCCGTCCGGGTCGCTGCTGTGGCGCGAATGGGACGACGGCTGTGTCGTTTTCAACCTTGCGACGGGCGAGACCCATTACCTGGACGATTTCACCGCTTATCTGCTGCGGCTCGTAGAGACATCCGCGCAAACCGCCGACGCGTTGACCGGGACGGTCTGCGCCGAACTGGGACGCGAGCACTCGGCCGCGCTCGAGGCCCAGATCGGCCGGGCGCTGCGCAATTTCGAGGTGCTCGCGCTGCTGGAGAAAACGCGGTGA
- a CDS encoding methyltransferase: protein MNEPALTDDTLLGGRVRLFQPKDGYRAAIDPVLLAAAVPARSGHTVLDVGSGTGAAGLCLAARIPGIELSGIERDPGALALAQRSAGANGVSVDWIEGDVLAPPSAVLSRQYDHVISNPPYRSADRGQRSPDPARAAAHSITDADFDAWLAFCVARVRGKGTLSLVLPAGELSRAVALIEPRLGGLTLLPLWPKQGAEARRVILQARRGGRAPSRLLPGLVLHAQDGRYTPEAEQVLRHGAPL, encoded by the coding sequence ATGAATGAGCCGGCGCTGACCGACGACACCCTGCTGGGCGGCCGCGTCCGGCTTTTCCAGCCGAAGGACGGCTACCGGGCGGCCATCGACCCGGTGCTGCTCGCCGCCGCCGTTCCGGCCCGTTCCGGCCACACCGTGCTGGACGTGGGCAGCGGCACGGGCGCTGCGGGGCTGTGCCTCGCTGCCCGTATCCCGGGGATCGAACTGAGCGGTATCGAGCGCGACCCCGGCGCGCTGGCGCTGGCGCAGCGTAGCGCCGGGGCCAACGGCGTCTCCGTGGACTGGATCGAGGGCGACGTGCTGGCGCCGCCGTCCGCCGTGCTTTCGCGGCAATACGATCATGTCATCAGCAACCCGCCCTACCGCTCGGCGGACCGGGGCCAGCGCAGCCCCGACCCGGCGCGGGCGGCGGCCCACAGCATCACCGACGCGGATTTCGACGCCTGGCTGGCGTTCTGCGTTGCGCGGGTGCGCGGCAAGGGGACGCTCAGCCTGGTGCTGCCGGCAGGCGAGCTGTCCCGCGCGGTGGCGTTGATCGAGCCGCGGCTCGGCGGCCTCACGCTGCTGCCGCTGTGGCCGAAACAGGGCGCCGAGGCCCGGCGCGTGATCCTCCAGGCACGCCGCGGCGGCCGGGCGCCGTCGCGGCTGCTGCCGGGGCTCGTGCTGCATGCGCAAGACGGCCGCTATACGCCGGAAGCCGAGCAGGTGCTGCGCCACGGCGCCCCGCTCTGA
- a CDS encoding DUF2007 domain-containing protein, giving the protein MKEVLRTNDPVLISVAQSLLKEAGIETMLFDGHTSVLEGSIGAIQRRLMVIDEDETEARGIIADSKIDE; this is encoded by the coding sequence ATGAAGGAAGTGCTGCGCACCAACGACCCGGTCCTGATTTCCGTGGCGCAGAGCCTGCTCAAGGAAGCCGGAATCGAGACCATGCTGTTCGACGGGCATACCTCGGTCCTCGAGGGCAGCATCGGCGCCATCCAGCGCCGGCTGATGGTGATCGACGAAGACGAGACCGAAGCGCGCGGCATCATCGCCGATTCGAAGATCGATGAATGA